The Pontibacter sp. SGAir0037 DNA segment AAATCGAGACGAGCCATTTGCAGGTGTGCCGGTGCAAAGGCGGGGTTTACTTCTATCGACTTTGCAAAATAAGCCTGGGCTACCGAAGCATTGCCGGCATTCATATAAGCAATCCCCTTGTTGTAAAACTGCTGATCCAGCGTAGCCAGCGCATGATTAATAGCACTTCTTTTTGCCTGCAGGTTTTGCTCCAGCTCCGACATCTTTGCAAGCAGCTTTTGCGGGTCATGCTGCTTCAGGTTCAGCTTTTCTCTGTAAGATGCCTTCTTTAAACCTTCGAAAGTCTCTTCTAACTGCTTCAGGTTTCTGTCATGCAGTGTCATCCGGTCAACATCTTCTGCAGATATGCTGTAAAGCTGCTGCAAGGCCTGGTTAATAGATGCCTCGGCCGCATAATAGCTCTGAATCAGATCTAGGTGCTGCTGCAAATGCACTATACTTTCGGCTGAGTAAATCAGTTCTTTTTCCTCAACTTTCAGCATGAATCGCTGTACTGTCGCAGTATCAGGAATCGTTGCACTGATTAGAGTAAGACGGTCTTTGTGAAACGCAGTGGTCTGGCTCCAGGTGGCAATTTCTTTATTCTGGCTGTTCAGCAGCTTAGCGCTATACTTTACCTGATCTGGTAGTAAAGCCGAGCCTAAATGAAAGCCCCTGTAAATTACATCTCCAGTGATATTTATTTTATCTAACACTACACTAACCCGGAGGTTATCTCCTTCGTCGATAACACGTGCCTGTTGCTCATATTTAACCACAAACTCCGGCTTTCTGTTAGGCCTTCCTCCTCTATCGGGTTGCACGTTGCCTTGCAGCAGATTTATGATGCTATGAATGCTTGCCTGGCTGTTACCTGCTTTAATCAGATAAGATTCAGGCAGGGTTTCATCGAATAGGAGCTTCGATTGGGCGGTAGCCGCAAAAGCTACCAGGAGGAATACCGAGAAGAGTAAAGCTTTTTTCATAACAGTAAATATTAGCTACTATAGCAAAAACAAAATCTGTTCCATAAACAAGGGTAAGTATAAAAGCATAGCTAAAATCAGATATTTCCTCTACAAAAGTGGCTAAAATGTCTCTTTGTCTGGCAGAACAATTGCACACAGAGAACTAAAGCTCATGCATTCCCTTATTTATTTGCTAATTTACCGCTTCAAAGTTCTGATAATCATGTATCCGTACCGACAATTATTTGATTTTACCCAAGATATATTCCTGAGCATGGGCTGTCCGCCCGAAGATGCAAAGCTGGCAACAGAAGTCTTATTGGAAGCTGATTTGCGCGGCGTAGATTCCCATGGTGTTGCCCGCCTAAGTGGTTATGTAAGGCTATGGGAGGCAGGCCGCATTAATGTAAAGCCGAAGCTCACTATTGTGCACGAAACTCCTAGTACGGCCACCGTAGACGGCGATAGTGGCCTTGGTTTGGTAATAGCACCTAAAGCAATGGATATTGCCATACAGAAGGCACACCAGGTAGGGACCGGTTGGGTTTCTGTGCGAAACTCTAACCACTTCGGAATTGCAGGTTATCATGCCATGGAAGCACTGGCAAAGGATATGATTGGCTGGGCAATGACAAATGCCAGTCCTTTAGTGGCCCCCACTTACTCAACAGATCGGATGCTGGGCACGAATCCTATCGCTGTTGCCATCCCTACCAAAAACCAACCTGCTTTTGTAGCTGATTTAGCAACTGCAGCAGCAGCCAACGGTAAACTGGAAATTTTGCAGCGAAAAGAAAAGAAAGCTCCTATCGGGTGGATTCAGACAGCTGAAGGACAACGTACCACAAACGCACACGAGCTAAAAGAAGGCGGTGCTCTGCTTCCGCTGGGCAGCGACAGAACGCACGGCAGCCACAAAGGATATGCCCTGGCTTCTATCGTTGATATTCTCTCTGCAGTACTTTCTGGTGCTAATTACGGGCCCTGGGTACCTCCATTCGTTAGCTTTCTTTCTCCTCCCGATGATCCTGTAGGCAAAGGAATAGGCCATTTTCTGGGAGCTATGCGAGTAGATGCCTTCCGCCCTGCCGATGAATTTAAAGAGCACATGGATAACTGGATTACGACTTTCCGGAACGCCAAGGTAAAGAAAGGCGAAAAAGCTGTGCTTATACCGGGCGACCCTGAGCGTGAAACGACGCAAAAGCGTCTGAAAAAAGGTATTCCGTTACTGCCTCCCGTAGAAAAAGACCTGGAAATGCTGGGCAAAAAATTTGGTGTAACTTTCTGAGGCACCATTCCCATGAGCAAAGCAGCATCATTTTTTTCGGTAACTGGCTTAAGCAGCAGCAGGCGAAGCCTGGTGATGCAGGTGGTGGCGTGGATTCTGAACCTGGCATGGCTAGGTATAAATTATTTCTGGAAGCTGGTACCTGTGGCAGTCTTGGTTGCTATACCTGTCCTGTTGCTCCTGTATGCCTTTGTTGCCCTAATTGCCTATATCTACTGGGGAATGCGGCAGGTAAAAGAAGATGAGGCACCTTATGCCAATGTAATGGTAGGCGTTATCGTTGCTCTTACACTGCTATACCTTAATTTTAAATTTTTACAGTTTATACTACAGCTTTCTGATGTATAACATTATCAGGTACAGGCTGCAAAATAAGAAAGGCTGCCAATCGTGGCAGCCTTTCTTGCTATAGTGCTTTTAATTATTTCAGTACCCTTTTACAGTTTCAGGCCAAACACCTTTACCTGCTGCTACAAAGAGAATTGTGGAAATATAGCATTATACTACTCTATCTTCTTACCAGCCATTGCCTGTTTTATAGAAATTTGCATAACACGTTCAGCAAAGGGACTCGTTTGCTCTTCCAGCACATCTACTGCTTTTAGTATAGTGTCTTTATCACCGCTGGTTAACACCTCCCGCAGCTTCTGCACATTGGTTCTGGTCAGATTAATCTCGTCTTCGGTCAGGTGTTCGCTGTTCTTTTCGAGGAAGCGCTCTACCTGGTACAGCATCTGTTCGGCCGTTGTACGTGCTTCTATCACCATACGGGTACTTACATCTTCTCGGGCGTGGGTAATAGAATCCATCAGCATCTGCTCTACCTGTTCATCTGTTAAACCATACTGCGGTTTAACTTCTACTTCCTGCCTTACTCCGGAGCGTAGTTCTATCGCTTCTACTTTCAGAATACCGTCTGCATTCAGAATAAAGTTTACATCTACTTTCGGAAAACCAGCTGGCATGGCAGGTATTCCTTTCAGGTCGAACTCAGCCAGCTTGCGGTTTTCTTTTACCAGGTCACGTTCCCCTTGATAAACAGATATTTTCATGTTTACCTGGCCATCAATGGAGGTGGTATACTGTCGGCCGGCCTTCGTAGGTATTTTTGAATTTCTGGGGATAATAGAATCCATTAGGCCACCCATTGTCTCTATACCTAGTGTAAGTGGCGTTACATCCAGCAACAGGATATCTTTTCGGTTACCTGCCAGAATATCGGCCTGGATAGCGGCACCTAAGGCGACAACTTCATCCGGATTAAGTGAATTGTTGGCAGGCTTACCAAAGAAGTCGGATACTGCCTTGTAAACCATCGGCACACGTGTAGATCCGCCTACCATAATAACGGCATCAATCTGCTCTGCTGTCAGGTTGGCATCACCCATAGCCTGGCGGCAGCTTTCTATCGTTTCAGCTACTATAGGCGCTATCAGCTCTTCGAATTTATGGCGTGTAATACCACACTGTATGTTGTCGCTTATCTGGCTGACATATACTTGCTGCTGGCTTAGCGCTTTCTTTGCTTCTTCTGCTTTCAGGCGTAGCTCCTGCGACAGGTTTTTATCTTGGTTTACAGTATCTGCAACCAGCTGGTTCTCGCTGATCCAGTAGTTGATGATAGCTCTGTCCAGGTCGTCGCCTCCAAGGTATGTATCACCATTAGTCGAAAGTACCTCAAATATACCTTGATGTATACTTAGAATAGAGATATCGAATGTGCCTCCGCCTAAATCATAAACGGCAATTGTTTTTTCTTCCGAAGGATCAATACCGATACCGTAAGCAAGAGAAGCAGCTGTAGGTTCGTTAACGATACGCAGCACCTCCAGCCCAGCCAGTTTACCAGCATCGCGCGTTGCCTGCCGTTGCGAATCGTTAAAGTAAGCCGGAACGGTAATAACGGCCCGGTTTACAGGAGTTTTAAGCGCATGCTCGGCCCGTTCCCGCAGCTCCCGCAGTATTTCTGCAGACAATTCTATTGGAGAATAAAATTTATCTCCTACTCTGATCTTAACCAGACCTTCGCTGTCATCATCGATAATTTTATAGCCGAAGTAATCTTTATGCTCTCCAAGGTCTTTATATGATTTACCTAACAGGCGCTTTACAGAGTAAATAGTATTGGCAGGATCTGAAATGAGGTATTCCTTTGCCTCATTCCCCACAATTGTTTCGCCGTTCCGTGTGAAGTGTACCACCGATGGCACAATGCTACCACGCCCCTGGTCATTGATAGCTAATGGTGCTTTATCTTCCGGATGTATATAGGCTACCAAACTATTGGTAGTTCCGAGGTCTATACCTACTATCACCTCTTCTTGTTGAAGAGCGCCTGTAGAAAGGTTTATTGCAACTTTTGCCATAGTTTCTGAATATATGTGAAGCCGCCACTTACCAGTAGCAGCATTATGCCTGCAATTTACGAAAAATTAAGGAGGGCTTGTGATAACAGGAAAGGGAGGTTGCAAATTGGCTTATACCTTCACTAAATGTACTTCAGATCCAGATAGATTAATAAAAGAATCATGCCCAGCGAAGAAGCTGCAATAAACAGTGCCGTTAATATTCGGCGTATTTTACTTCTGATGATAGCATCATTGAGGTTCTTAATCGGGAGCACCCATCCATAAACTAGAATAAGCATGGTAATTAGTAACCAGGAAGCTAAAGTTGATAAGTCGATCCAGGCCTCTCCTTCTATATCGCGTACTCCGCCTAAAAGAAAAATATGAAGTGTGCGGTTTAAAATAACCAGCAGGAAACTGTATACCGATGTAAAAATGAAATCGCGTTTGAATAAAGATAAATTGACAACTGCAACTATAAACAGGATGATAACTGGAGCAGTGACCATCGAAAATAAAGGAATGATACGACCGATAAAGTTTGAAAGAAGTATTAAAACAGGTCCTACGCCAAAATAAGCTATCTCTTTTTTAGTCAATTGATTCAGATTAGTTCTACTTATCGTCAGTTGTACGTATGCTTTAGCTCAGAACGTTTATAAGTTACTTTTCTTTCTTGGGCACAATAATAAATACATCTTCAGTGGGGCGCTTCATCAGGTACTTCTCCCTTGCAAACTTTTCTAACAGCTCAGGATTACTCATCAGCTCCTTGCGGTCTTTTTGCACTTCGTTGATCAGATCCTGGTAATATTCCTTATCATCTTCCAGGTCGCTCAGCTGCTTGCTCATATGATATTGTGTAACAAAGTCATTAGAATCAAAAAACAGCATCCACACTAAAAACAACACTGTTGTGATAAAATAGAAACTACGAAATATTCCAGGTATGCGCTTCAACATAAGACCTTCAACTAAAGTGAAATACAAAAATAAGGCTCTGCATTAGAAACGCAGAGCCTTACACTAAATATATTTTCTATTACTAGAATTTCTTACCAGGGAAGTAAGCAGTTTCGCCTAGTTCTTCTTCT contains these protein-coding regions:
- a CDS encoding Ldh family oxidoreductase, translated to MYPYRQLFDFTQDIFLSMGCPPEDAKLATEVLLEADLRGVDSHGVARLSGYVRLWEAGRINVKPKLTIVHETPSTATVDGDSGLGLVIAPKAMDIAIQKAHQVGTGWVSVRNSNHFGIAGYHAMEALAKDMIGWAMTNASPLVAPTYSTDRMLGTNPIAVAIPTKNQPAFVADLATAAAANGKLEILQRKEKKAPIGWIQTAEGQRTTNAHELKEGGALLPLGSDRTHGSHKGYALASIVDILSAVLSGANYGPWVPPFVSFLSPPDDPVGKGIGHFLGAMRVDAFRPADEFKEHMDNWITTFRNAKVKKGEKAVLIPGDPERETTQKRLKKGIPLLPPVEKDLEMLGKKFGVTF
- the dnaK gene encoding molecular chaperone DnaK; amino-acid sequence: MAKVAINLSTGALQQEEVIVGIDLGTTNSLVAYIHPEDKAPLAINDQGRGSIVPSVVHFTRNGETIVGNEAKEYLISDPANTIYSVKRLLGKSYKDLGEHKDYFGYKIIDDDSEGLVKIRVGDKFYSPIELSAEILRELRERAEHALKTPVNRAVITVPAYFNDSQRQATRDAGKLAGLEVLRIVNEPTAASLAYGIGIDPSEEKTIAVYDLGGGTFDISILSIHQGIFEVLSTNGDTYLGGDDLDRAIINYWISENQLVADTVNQDKNLSQELRLKAEEAKKALSQQQVYVSQISDNIQCGITRHKFEELIAPIVAETIESCRQAMGDANLTAEQIDAVIMVGGSTRVPMVYKAVSDFFGKPANNSLNPDEVVALGAAIQADILAGNRKDILLLDVTPLTLGIETMGGLMDSIIPRNSKIPTKAGRQYTTSIDGQVNMKISVYQGERDLVKENRKLAEFDLKGIPAMPAGFPKVDVNFILNADGILKVEAIELRSGVRQEVEVKPQYGLTDEQVEQMLMDSITHAREDVSTRMVIEARTTAEQMLYQVERFLEKNSEHLTEDEINLTRTNVQKLREVLTSGDKDTILKAVDVLEEQTSPFAERVMQISIKQAMAGKKIE
- a CDS encoding septum formation initiator family protein; this translates as MLKRIPGIFRSFYFITTVLFLVWMLFFDSNDFVTQYHMSKQLSDLEDDKEYYQDLINEVQKDRKELMSNPELLEKFAREKYLMKRPTEDVFIIVPKKEK